The following proteins come from a genomic window of Legionella cherrii:
- a CDS encoding beta-ketoacyl-[acyl-carrier-protein] synthase family protein, with amino-acid sequence MKKRRVAITGMGAVSPLGLDVQSTWSNLLEGRSGISKIKQFDASAFPTYIAAEVKNFSLAPKLTTKRSRFSVYFTRYALEAAQQAFDDAGILPTAQTAAQWGVVTGSGMMTAEFDYLSRFQEICAPNGDADWTRLLANTQEFYKLSDFGKTTPNSGLSLLIQQFGIRGYASSVHTACASGGQALGLAMQVIRRGEADFMLAGGFDSMINPLGLSSFCLLGALSTYNSTPETASRPFDGTRNGFVLGEGAAFLILEEWNKAKARGAHIYAELAGEGNSLSSYRITDSHPNGDGAIQAIERALQDAGVQASDVDYINAHGTSTKMNDLSETNAIKAVFGESVANLPVSSTKSQTGHLIAAAGALEAVLSVKSIEQATIPKTANLTTPDPECDLDYVVDGPRERSLGVVLSNSFGFGGSNSCLLFKHPEFEGAGI; translated from the coding sequence GTGAAAAAAAGACGAGTTGCGATTACAGGTATGGGAGCTGTTTCTCCTTTGGGGCTTGACGTTCAGTCTACATGGTCCAATTTATTGGAGGGACGCTCAGGTATTTCTAAAATCAAACAATTTGATGCCAGTGCTTTTCCAACCTATATTGCGGCTGAGGTGAAGAATTTTTCGCTTGCTCCTAAATTAACTACCAAACGTAGTCGCTTTTCAGTGTATTTTACCCGCTATGCGCTTGAAGCTGCTCAGCAAGCTTTTGATGACGCTGGGATTTTGCCAACAGCACAAACCGCAGCACAGTGGGGGGTTGTTACCGGCAGTGGGATGATGACTGCTGAATTTGATTACTTATCTCGATTTCAAGAAATTTGTGCCCCAAATGGTGACGCAGATTGGACGCGTTTGCTGGCGAATACGCAAGAATTTTATAAATTATCTGATTTCGGTAAAACAACGCCAAATTCAGGCCTTTCTTTGTTGATCCAACAATTTGGCATCAGAGGTTATGCTTCCTCGGTTCATACAGCTTGTGCATCAGGTGGACAAGCACTAGGGTTAGCAATGCAAGTCATCCGTCGGGGTGAAGCTGATTTTATGCTGGCTGGAGGATTTGATTCAATGATTAATCCTTTGGGATTATCCAGTTTTTGCTTATTAGGTGCCTTATCTACTTATAACAGCACGCCTGAAACAGCAAGTAGACCTTTTGATGGGACACGTAATGGTTTTGTTTTAGGAGAAGGGGCTGCTTTTTTAATTCTGGAAGAATGGAATAAGGCAAAAGCGCGAGGCGCTCATATTTACGCAGAACTAGCCGGCGAAGGAAATTCATTAAGTTCTTATCGAATTACTGATTCGCATCCAAATGGCGATGGGGCAATACAAGCAATAGAGCGTGCTCTTCAGGATGCTGGAGTCCAAGCTTCCGATGTGGATTACATTAATGCACATGGTACCTCAACCAAAATGAATGACTTAAGTGAAACGAATGCCATTAAAGCAGTTTTTGGAGAATCTGTCGCAAACTTGCCTGTGAGTTCGACCAAAAGTCAAACCGGACATTTGATTGCTGCGGCCGGTGCGCTAGAGGCTGTTTTATCAGTTAAATCCATAGAGCAAGCAACGATACCCAAGACAGCCAATTTAACTACTCCCGATCCAGAGTGTGATTTGGATTATGTGGTTGATGGACCGCGTGAACGCTCTTTGGGAGTGGTTCTCTCCAATTCATTTGGATTTGGTGGCTCCAATAGTTGCTTGTTATTTAAGCATCCTGAATTTGAAGGAGCAGGTATATGA
- a CDS encoding beta-ketoacyl-[acyl-carrier-protein] synthase family protein, which produces MSQSNRVFITGRSALTASGATADATWDAILSGKNGIAEITHWDLSQWPHRLGGELKEFNPAKMLPDRKLMKVISRQDVMGIHAAVQAIEHSQMIAYRDALEDPNSFNEQTAVFVGSPGNKYFQQYDFLPLLAKTQKDMHQFAQHLFETVHPMWLLRILPNNVLAYTGITYEFKGPNHNVTNHAVGGTQALLEAYHAIRSGQAERAVVVAYDMATEPQALFYYEQLGVLSNQHLKPFDESHDGTIMAEGAAALVLESEASMRARSATCYGEVMGGLSTTEAEGLFSLDTSGEQLAELIRRTLECVQLNPNDLGFIVAHGNGNSKSDYSESQAIQSVFAEQEIPVTAFKWSMGHTICASGLIDTVMATYALSSKCVPGIANLQKVAPSCQGLSVSTEHQALKRGPYALTINRGFASMNACLVIKACD; this is translated from the coding sequence ATGAGTCAGAGTAACAGAGTATTTATTACAGGACGAAGTGCACTAACTGCTTCAGGCGCTACTGCGGATGCAACCTGGGATGCAATTCTCTCGGGTAAAAATGGAATTGCTGAAATAACTCACTGGGATTTATCGCAATGGCCTCATCGTTTGGGTGGGGAGTTAAAAGAATTTAATCCAGCAAAAATGCTACCCGATCGCAAGTTGATGAAAGTGATTTCACGGCAGGATGTCATGGGAATTCATGCTGCAGTACAAGCTATCGAGCACAGTCAAATGATTGCTTATCGTGATGCTCTTGAAGACCCTAATTCATTTAATGAACAAACGGCTGTTTTCGTGGGTTCACCAGGCAATAAATATTTTCAACAATATGATTTTTTACCTTTGCTCGCAAAAACTCAAAAGGATATGCACCAATTTGCACAACATCTATTTGAAACAGTTCATCCGATGTGGTTATTACGCATATTGCCTAATAATGTTCTTGCATACACAGGGATAACCTATGAGTTTAAGGGCCCCAATCATAATGTAACAAACCATGCGGTTGGTGGAACACAAGCTTTATTGGAAGCATATCATGCTATTCGCAGTGGTCAGGCAGAGCGAGCAGTAGTGGTTGCTTATGATATGGCTACTGAACCTCAAGCTTTATTTTACTATGAGCAATTAGGGGTATTAAGCAATCAACACTTAAAACCTTTTGATGAGTCGCATGATGGTACGATTATGGCCGAAGGTGCTGCTGCTTTAGTATTAGAAAGTGAGGCCAGTATGCGTGCGCGCTCAGCCACGTGCTATGGTGAAGTTATGGGGGGATTATCAACCACAGAAGCTGAAGGGTTGTTTTCTCTAGATACAAGTGGGGAGCAACTTGCTGAGTTGATACGTCGTACTTTAGAATGTGTCCAATTAAATCCTAATGACTTAGGCTTTATTGTTGCGCATGGTAATGGGAACAGTAAATCGGATTATAGTGAATCTCAGGCGATACAAAGTGTTTTTGCCGAACAAGAAATTCCTGTAACAGCATTCAAATGGTCTATGGGGCATACTATATGTGCTTCTGGTTTGATTGACACAGTAATGGCTACTTATGCACTCTCTTCCAAGTGTGTACCTGGTATAGCGAATTTGCAAAAGGTTGCACCCAGTTGCCAAGGATTATCCGTAAGTACGGAGCATCAAGCGTTAAAACGCGGTCCTTATGCACTGACGATCAATCGAGGATTTGCCAGTATGAATGCCTGTTTGGTGATCAAAGCTTGTGACTGA
- a CDS encoding lysophospholipid acyltransferase family protein: protein MTELEQKINELPISLLGRFVYKFLPYKRKVVMANIDRVFGEQLNSTQKKRLATSYYTHLLKSFKEAIQLRFMSEGDLRNLVEVRGHEHMLAVVAQQKGVLVLTGHFGNWEVAPIGGVLNFKEFQGQFHFIRRTLSIKFIERSLFKQYYQVGLNVIPKKNSLDKVCAALEKNHAVIFVLDQHASLANRDGIAVEFFGVKAGTYRSLATLSRYTGVPVIPAAGYRLPNGKHVLEFYDPIPWKDYDTAQESLYYNTLAYNQALERIILAHPEQWNWMHKRWKLKL from the coding sequence GTGACTGAATTAGAACAAAAAATTAATGAATTGCCCATAAGTTTACTTGGCCGATTCGTCTATAAGTTTCTGCCTTATAAGCGAAAAGTCGTGATGGCAAATATTGATCGTGTTTTTGGCGAGCAATTGAATAGCACGCAAAAAAAACGACTGGCTACATCGTACTACACACATTTGCTTAAATCCTTTAAAGAAGCAATTCAATTGCGTTTTATGTCAGAAGGGGATTTACGCAATCTGGTAGAGGTGCGTGGCCATGAACATATGTTGGCAGTTGTAGCACAACAAAAAGGAGTTTTAGTTCTAACAGGACATTTTGGCAATTGGGAGGTTGCACCCATTGGTGGTGTTTTAAACTTTAAAGAATTTCAAGGTCAGTTTCATTTTATTCGTCGGACCTTGTCAATTAAATTTATCGAACGAAGTTTATTTAAACAGTACTACCAAGTTGGCTTAAATGTGATTCCTAAAAAAAATTCTCTAGATAAGGTTTGTGCTGCTTTGGAAAAAAATCATGCAGTGATTTTCGTCCTTGATCAACATGCCTCACTGGCCAACCGAGATGGTATCGCTGTTGAGTTTTTTGGCGTGAAAGCAGGAACTTACCGTAGCCTTGCAACCCTATCTCGTTATACCGGAGTTCCTGTAATTCCAGCTGCTGGATATAGATTACCCAATGGGAAGCATGTCCTGGAGTTTTATGATCCTATTCCATGGAAAGATTATGATACGGCTCAAGAGTCTCTTTATTATAATACCTTAGCTTATAATCAAGCATTAGAACGTATTATTTTGGCTCATCCTGAACAATGGAATTGGATGCATAAGCGTTGGAAACTCAAGTTGTAA
- the dapF gene encoding diaminopimelate epimerase translates to MKIKFTKMHGLGNDFMVIDGINQQINLNPQHIITMAQRHTGIGFDQCLLIEASMQEGIDFNYRIFNADGQEVGQCGNGARCLALFAKYYGLTDKNHLTVATRTTQMNLHINTDSSVSVDMGIPRLSPSDIPFITEQQSAEYFLELQPNKTVHFHALSVGNPHAVLVVEDTDKAPVHALGREISLHPRFPVQANVGFMQIVNQNHIKLRVYERGCGETQACGSGAVAAAAIGRLYHQLDQQIKVTLPGGDLLIDWPSFNEPIILTGPAVFVYEGILF, encoded by the coding sequence ATGAAAATTAAATTTACCAAAATGCATGGCTTAGGTAATGATTTCATGGTGATTGATGGTATTAATCAGCAGATCAATCTAAATCCTCAACACATAATTACTATGGCCCAACGCCATACTGGGATTGGCTTTGATCAATGCTTGCTTATTGAAGCAAGCATGCAGGAGGGTATTGACTTTAATTATCGAATTTTTAATGCCGATGGCCAAGAAGTCGGGCAATGCGGCAATGGAGCACGTTGTCTTGCCCTATTTGCTAAATATTACGGATTAACTGATAAAAATCACTTAACTGTGGCAACGCGCACCACACAGATGAATTTGCATATCAATACAGACTCTAGCGTTAGCGTCGATATGGGAATCCCTCGCTTATCGCCATCTGATATACCCTTCATTACCGAGCAACAATCTGCTGAATATTTTCTAGAACTTCAACCGAACAAAACAGTTCACTTTCATGCCTTAAGTGTGGGCAATCCACATGCAGTATTGGTGGTAGAAGATACAGACAAAGCCCCTGTCCATGCCTTAGGAAGAGAAATCAGTTTACATCCCCGTTTTCCCGTCCAAGCCAATGTTGGATTTATGCAAATTGTGAATCAAAACCATATCAAATTACGAGTCTATGAACGTGGTTGTGGCGAAACACAAGCATGTGGAAGCGGTGCTGTTGCAGCAGCTGCTATTGGTCGCTTATATCATCAATTGGACCAACAAATAAAAGTAACCTTACCTGGTGGCGATTTATTAATTGACTGGCCATCATTTAATGAGCCGATAATTCTAACCGGACCAGCCGTTTTTGTTTATGAAGGTATCTTGTTTTAG
- the lptM gene encoding LPS translocon maturation chaperone LptM has translation MKQIHFLFMVCIAILLVGCGQKGPLYLPEPTTKTQVSNENSK, from the coding sequence ATGAAACAAATTCACTTTTTATTTATGGTTTGCATTGCCATACTCTTAGTAGGTTGTGGACAAAAAGGACCACTCTATTTGCCAGAACCAACAACGAAAACGCAAGTGAGTAACGAGAACTCAAAATAA
- a CDS encoding alpha/beta hydrolase, translating into MNVFINESQAQAQACVIWMHGLGADASDMMGLVDQLTVSDVALRHVFINAPQRPVTLNGGMVMPAWYDIVGMKLIDREDKEGIEQSELLIRKVMDEQLNDGFTYNQIFLAGFSQGGAMALHTALHTTARLAGVVALSAYLPLAAHTRPKLDKDTPFFMGAGQFDPLVLSQWTESSKDWLLNKGYKHISYYKYPMEHSICFEEIKDLSLWLRLKIRGEA; encoded by the coding sequence TTGAATGTATTTATCAATGAGTCACAGGCTCAAGCGCAGGCATGCGTCATTTGGATGCATGGATTAGGAGCAGATGCTTCCGATATGATGGGGTTAGTCGATCAGTTAACTGTTTCTGATGTGGCGTTACGTCATGTGTTTATTAATGCTCCCCAGCGTCCAGTGACCCTGAATGGCGGAATGGTCATGCCTGCTTGGTATGATATTGTTGGTATGAAATTAATTGATAGGGAAGATAAAGAAGGGATTGAACAATCCGAATTATTGATTCGTAAAGTCATGGATGAACAATTAAATGATGGTTTTACTTACAATCAGATTTTTTTAGCAGGCTTTTCGCAAGGTGGGGCGATGGCGTTACATACTGCGCTGCATACAACGGCTCGTTTGGCTGGAGTGGTGGCTTTATCTGCTTATTTACCTTTAGCAGCCCATACCCGACCAAAACTGGATAAGGACACACCTTTTTTTATGGGGGCAGGACAATTTGATCCTCTTGTTTTATCTCAATGGACTGAATCAAGTAAAGATTGGCTATTGAATAAAGGATACAAACATATTTCTTATTATAAGTATCCGATGGAACATTCAATTTGTTTTGAGGAAATTAAAGATCTGAGTCTTTGGTTGAGACTTAAAATTCGGGGAGAAGCATAA
- a CDS encoding type II toxin-antitoxin system RatA family toxin: MPVVRKARTVNYTCEQMFALVNEVERYAEFLPYCAESLVHHRDEDEVQATLVIGAAGMSKSFTTRNRLQINKMIEIRLVDGPFSHLEGFWRFDEVEEGCKVSFDLEFEFAGRMFSMLLGPVFEQVTDKMVDSFCERAKAIYG, encoded by the coding sequence ATGCCCGTAGTGAGAAAGGCACGTACTGTTAATTACACCTGTGAACAAATGTTTGCGTTAGTGAATGAAGTAGAGCGCTATGCGGAGTTTCTACCTTATTGCGCAGAAAGTTTAGTACATCATCGGGATGAAGATGAGGTACAGGCCACATTAGTTATTGGGGCGGCCGGGATGAGTAAGTCATTTACTACCCGCAATAGATTACAAATTAATAAAATGATAGAAATTCGTCTTGTTGATGGTCCATTTAGCCATTTAGAAGGGTTCTGGCGCTTTGATGAAGTCGAAGAGGGATGTAAGGTTTCTTTTGATTTAGAGTTTGAATTTGCAGGGCGTATGTTTTCCATGTTGCTTGGCCCAGTATTTGAACAAGTAACGGATAAAATGGTTGATTCATTTTGTGAACGAGCCAAGGCTATTTATGGTTAA
- a CDS encoding RnfH family protein — protein sequence MVKVELVYVTAEKKTVHMTLDLQHGATVFDALSASGIYQTYPETRDMPVGIYAKQVSLEQVLQEGDRVEIYRPLVLDPKEKRRQKATRARQHK from the coding sequence ATGGTTAAAGTGGAACTGGTATACGTGACTGCGGAAAAAAAGACAGTTCATATGACTCTCGATCTTCAACATGGGGCAACCGTTTTTGATGCATTGAGTGCATCAGGAATATACCAAACTTACCCAGAAACTCGAGATATGCCCGTGGGCATTTATGCAAAGCAAGTTTCTTTGGAGCAGGTTTTGCAGGAAGGTGACAGGGTGGAAATATACAGACCTTTGGTTTTAGATCCTAAAGAGAAGCGGCGTCAAAAAGCTACTCGTGCTCGCCAGCATAAGTAG
- the fur gene encoding ferric iron uptake transcriptional regulator, whose translation MEESKQLKNAGLKITLPRLKVLQILEQSPNHHLSAEGVYKALLETGEDVGLATVYRVLTQFEAAGLVNRHNFEGGHSVFELSQGAHHDHLVCIKCGCVEEFVDEIIEQRQKTIAERANFKMTDHALNIYGICPRCHSD comes from the coding sequence ATGGAAGAAAGCAAGCAACTTAAGAATGCTGGATTAAAAATTACTTTACCACGTTTAAAAGTATTGCAAATATTGGAACAATCTCCAAATCATCATTTAAGTGCGGAAGGTGTTTATAAGGCCTTATTAGAAACTGGAGAAGATGTAGGCCTTGCTACGGTTTATCGTGTATTAACGCAGTTTGAGGCTGCCGGACTCGTTAATCGCCATAATTTTGAAGGAGGACATTCAGTATTTGAATTGAGTCAGGGAGCTCATCACGATCATCTCGTCTGCATTAAATGCGGCTGTGTTGAGGAATTTGTCGATGAAATCATTGAGCAGAGACAAAAAACTATAGCTGAACGCGCCAATTTTAAGATGACTGATCATGCATTAAATATTTATGGGATATGTCCACGCTGTCATTCAGACTGA
- a CDS encoding adenylate/guanylate cyclase domain-containing protein: MLKKFHLKNTRLLNYFFLFLAITLVSLIVCLFVLKYIAIQEVIDGNDRYQLYKLANKLRQSSDDLTELSRLYVITGEKKYRDYYYETLAIRNGTSPRPVNYDELYWDLVIGNDVPQSYGPAKSLASMMLEHHFTLKEFSLLTEAENKSNKLAETEIKAMNLVDGTHQDKSGIDKPNPELARQMLFDEDYMKAKLQVMQPLQEFFTLVNDRTFLTNEKIETKMSKIIALALVLSFLSTILMLFFIIHALKTLSRVNEENDLLLLNILPESIASRLKMGEQDIADEFPQASVMFADIINFTQMTEQLGAKKTVDLLNRLFAEFDKLTEKYYVEKVKTIGDNYMAVSGVPEQTTRHAINIANYALAIQERLLTFNQENQMKLQLRIGITYGPVIAGIIGHKKFVYDIWGNVVNLASRLEESSLPNKIHISEKMAFMLQDEFIVEPRGTVEMKGIGEIKTYFLLGKKEK; encoded by the coding sequence GTGCTAAAAAAATTCCATCTTAAAAATACGCGCCTTTTAAACTATTTTTTCTTATTTTTAGCAATCACGCTTGTGAGTTTGATCGTGTGTTTATTTGTATTAAAGTACATTGCTATTCAAGAAGTTATTGATGGAAACGATCGTTATCAATTGTATAAATTAGCCAATAAGCTCCGTCAGAGCTCCGATGATTTAACTGAGTTGTCTCGTCTTTATGTGATAACAGGTGAGAAAAAATACCGTGATTACTATTATGAAACTTTGGCAATACGCAACGGTACCTCGCCTCGCCCTGTAAATTATGACGAATTGTACTGGGATTTGGTTATTGGTAATGATGTTCCCCAATCATATGGTCCAGCAAAATCGTTAGCATCAATGATGTTAGAACATCATTTTACGCTCAAAGAGTTTTCCTTATTGACCGAAGCAGAAAATAAAAGCAATAAACTTGCAGAAACTGAAATTAAAGCGATGAATTTGGTTGATGGAACACATCAAGATAAATCAGGAATCGACAAGCCTAATCCCGAATTAGCCAGACAAATGCTTTTTGATGAGGATTATATGAAGGCCAAATTACAGGTGATGCAGCCCTTACAGGAATTTTTTACCCTGGTTAATGACCGAACCTTCTTAACGAATGAAAAAATTGAAACCAAAATGTCTAAGATTATCGCTTTGGCACTCGTACTCTCATTTTTATCAACAATACTGATGCTCTTTTTTATTATTCATGCATTAAAAACATTATCGAGGGTAAATGAGGAAAATGATTTATTGCTATTGAATATCTTGCCAGAATCCATTGCCTCACGCTTGAAAATGGGAGAGCAGGATATTGCTGACGAATTCCCGCAAGCCAGCGTGATGTTTGCAGATATTATTAATTTTACCCAAATGACAGAACAATTAGGCGCCAAAAAGACCGTTGATCTTTTAAACCGCTTATTTGCTGAATTCGACAAACTCACAGAAAAATATTATGTAGAAAAAGTGAAAACCATTGGCGATAACTATATGGCTGTATCAGGTGTTCCGGAACAAACAACACGACACGCGATCAACATTGCGAACTATGCTTTAGCCATCCAGGAAAGATTGCTGACTTTTAATCAAGAAAATCAAATGAAACTCCAATTGCGCATTGGCATTACATATGGTCCGGTAATCGCTGGAATAATAGGCCATAAAAAATTTGTTTACGATATATGGGGTAATGTGGTCAACTTAGCCAGCCGTTTAGAAGAATCTTCTCTTCCTAATAAAATCCATATTTCAGAAAAAATGGCTTTTATGCTTCAAGATGAATTCATTGTGGAACCACGAGGAACTGTGGAAATGAAAGGGATCGGTGAAATAAAAACCTATTTCCTTTTGGGAAAAAAGGAAAAATAA